A genome region from Arthrobacter sp. V1I9 includes the following:
- a CDS encoding AI-2E family transporter — MTDKTDESSAAHEKPTGAEPSAGAPQVPPPVRRRGAATAALGLVVHRLRQPLPGAQPRLRFEMPPEYSHQEKQVGEESGEVEPQFGDPGPRMSPQHPLYMGFMGTVGVGLALLVYWIGSNTTQLLLWIVAALFIALGLEPVVSWLESRKIPRPAGILVSVTVLVSAVVGFFATLIPTIVEQVTQVVQQAPVWVRDFIDSDFFRSLDDQFGVRERITEELDKFVNDPAAVGGIFGGVVSFGSTVANGLFGTLIVLVLSLYFLAALPAMKKWGYRLAPRSRRARVEALSEEITRSVGNYVIGQACVALLNATFAFIVMSIVGVPFALLLAFVVALLAFIPLVGGLIAGVLVVLIALTEDWQTAIVYAICYFAYLQFEAYFISPRIMQKAVAVPGAVAVISVIAGGSLLGVLGALIAIPTAAAVLLLVREIYIVRQDQH; from the coding sequence GTGACTGACAAGACGGACGAGTCCTCCGCGGCACACGAGAAACCAACGGGTGCTGAGCCTTCGGCAGGCGCTCCCCAGGTCCCTCCGCCGGTCCGCCGGAGAGGGGCGGCCACCGCGGCCCTCGGACTGGTGGTGCACCGCCTTCGCCAACCGCTGCCCGGGGCCCAGCCGAGGCTCCGCTTCGAAATGCCGCCGGAATACTCCCACCAGGAGAAACAGGTTGGCGAAGAGTCAGGCGAGGTCGAACCCCAGTTCGGTGATCCAGGCCCGCGCATGTCGCCCCAGCACCCCCTGTACATGGGTTTTATGGGCACCGTGGGCGTGGGCCTGGCCCTGCTTGTCTACTGGATCGGATCCAACACCACGCAACTGCTGCTGTGGATTGTGGCCGCGCTGTTCATCGCACTCGGCCTGGAACCTGTGGTCAGCTGGCTGGAGAGCCGCAAGATCCCCCGCCCGGCCGGAATCCTGGTGTCCGTTACAGTGCTGGTAAGCGCCGTCGTCGGATTTTTTGCCACCCTGATCCCCACGATCGTGGAACAGGTGACGCAGGTTGTCCAGCAGGCACCGGTCTGGGTTCGGGACTTTATTGATTCAGACTTCTTCCGCAGCCTCGATGACCAGTTCGGCGTCCGGGAGCGGATTACCGAGGAACTGGACAAGTTCGTCAACGACCCCGCGGCAGTGGGCGGAATCTTCGGCGGCGTGGTGAGCTTCGGGTCAACCGTGGCCAACGGCCTGTTCGGCACCTTGATTGTGCTGGTGCTGAGCCTGTACTTCCTGGCCGCCCTGCCCGCAATGAAAAAGTGGGGGTACCGGCTTGCACCCCGTTCCCGCCGGGCCCGGGTTGAGGCTTTGTCCGAGGAGATCACCCGATCGGTGGGCAACTACGTGATCGGCCAGGCTTGCGTAGCCCTGCTTAATGCCACCTTTGCCTTCATCGTGATGTCCATCGTGGGGGTTCCCTTCGCCCTTTTGCTGGCGTTCGTGGTGGCCCTCCTTGCCTTTATCCCCCTGGTGGGCGGGCTGATTGCCGGTGTGCTGGTGGTCCTCATCGCGCTCACCGAAGACTGGCAGACCGCCATTGTCTACGCCATTTGCTACTTTGCCTACCTGCAGTTCGAGGCCTACTTCATCTCGCCGCGCATCATGCAGAAGGCAGTCGCGGTGCCGGGCGCGGTGGCCGTCATTTCCGTTATCGCCGGCGGCAGTTTGCTCGGCGTCCTCGGCGCCCTGATCGCCATTCCGACGGCGGCCGCCGTCCTGCTGCTGGTCCGCGAAATCTACATCGTGCGGCAGGACCAGCACTGA
- a CDS encoding tetratricopeptide repeat protein has protein sequence MSSPASRPVPPAAANLLNLRGAVDLSSLKQRPAAPAPSAPPSGPEAPGGAQPGAAPGTPELVVNVTEGNFQQLVELSAQVPVVFALWASYSPESATMLDVLERVVDSYGGRLVLGAADIEAFPQLAQAFQVQAVPTAVAVLKGQPVPLFQGGADEQQVRGLLDELLKVAAANGVTGSLGGGAAQEGEPAPLPPLHQAAFDAIEAGDYAAAADAYRQALNEMPADHEAKAGLAQVELMERLQPLSAQDSEALRAQAANEPDNLQAQLAVADLDVAGGHVEDALNRLVSFIGRNFGPERETARVRLLELFDVVGAADERVAKARQALARVLF, from the coding sequence ATGAGTTCGCCAGCTTCCCGCCCAGTCCCTCCTGCCGCTGCCAACCTGCTTAACCTGCGCGGCGCCGTCGACCTTTCCTCGCTGAAGCAGCGCCCCGCCGCCCCGGCCCCCTCCGCGCCGCCGTCGGGTCCGGAAGCGCCCGGGGGAGCGCAACCCGGGGCCGCTCCCGGTACTCCCGAGCTGGTAGTGAACGTGACCGAGGGCAACTTCCAGCAACTGGTGGAGTTGTCCGCGCAGGTGCCGGTGGTTTTCGCCCTGTGGGCCTCCTACTCGCCCGAATCCGCAACCATGCTGGATGTCCTGGAACGCGTGGTGGACAGCTATGGCGGCAGGCTGGTCCTCGGAGCCGCCGACATCGAAGCTTTCCCTCAGCTTGCCCAGGCGTTCCAAGTGCAGGCCGTGCCTACCGCCGTAGCAGTGCTCAAGGGCCAGCCGGTGCCGCTTTTCCAGGGCGGTGCCGACGAACAGCAGGTCCGCGGCCTTTTGGATGAACTGCTGAAGGTGGCTGCGGCAAATGGCGTGACCGGCAGCCTCGGCGGCGGCGCCGCGCAGGAAGGCGAGCCCGCCCCGCTGCCGCCGCTTCACCAGGCCGCCTTCGACGCCATCGAAGCCGGCGACTACGCCGCGGCTGCAGACGCCTACCGGCAGGCACTGAACGAGATGCCTGCCGACCACGAGGCGAAGGCCGGGCTGGCCCAGGTGGAGCTGATGGAGCGCCTCCAGCCGCTCTCAGCCCAGGACAGCGAAGCGCTCCGCGCCCAGGCAGCCAATGAGCCGGACAACCTGCAGGCACAGCTTGCCGTCGCTGACCTGGATGTGGCGGGCGGGCACGTGGAGGACGCGCTGAACCGCCTGGTCAGCTTCATTGGCAGGAACTTCGGACCGGAGCGCGAGACTGCCCGCGTCCGCCTGCTTGAGCTGTTCGACGTGGTGGGCGCAGCCGATGAGCGCGTGGCCAAGGCGCGCCAGGCACTCGCACGGGTTCTTTTCTAA
- a CDS encoding NADH:flavin oxidoreductase/NADH oxidase, giving the protein MSALFEPLKLRSLELQHRGWVSPMCQYSCDADAAPGVPHDWHLMHLGSFAAGGAALILTEAAAVNHEGMISPRDAGLYNDAQAEAWQRITSFVHRHGAADAKIGVQLAHAGRKASTYWPFSGKHGSVPESDGGWTTAGPSASPFDGYAEPAVMSGEQITGVISDFAAAAVRAVEAGFDTVEIHAAHGYLLHQFQSPLINTRTDTWGGDEAGRNRLMLSVVDAVRAVIPDSMPLLLRISASDWADGGVDLAASVRLAQEAAEHGVDLVDVSSGGAVAHQQIKAGPGYQTGFSAAIRREAGVPTGTVGLLTSAGQAEHAIATGQADGVFIARAALRDPHWWLRAAFELGHDIKWAPQYERAVPRRTF; this is encoded by the coding sequence ATGTCCGCCCTGTTCGAGCCGCTGAAGCTTCGGTCGCTTGAATTGCAGCACCGCGGCTGGGTATCGCCGATGTGCCAGTACAGCTGCGATGCCGACGCCGCGCCCGGAGTTCCGCACGACTGGCACCTGATGCACCTGGGCTCCTTCGCCGCCGGCGGCGCGGCGCTGATCCTCACGGAGGCTGCCGCCGTCAACCACGAGGGCATGATCAGCCCCCGCGACGCCGGCCTCTACAACGATGCCCAGGCCGAAGCCTGGCAGCGGATCACATCCTTTGTGCACCGTCACGGTGCGGCGGACGCAAAAATTGGCGTCCAGCTGGCCCATGCCGGCCGGAAGGCCTCCACGTACTGGCCCTTTTCCGGGAAGCACGGCAGTGTTCCGGAGTCCGACGGCGGGTGGACCACAGCAGGGCCTTCAGCGTCACCCTTCGACGGCTATGCCGAGCCCGCCGTGATGAGCGGGGAACAGATCACGGGAGTGATCAGCGACTTCGCGGCCGCCGCCGTCCGCGCCGTTGAGGCCGGCTTCGACACTGTGGAAATCCACGCGGCGCACGGTTACCTGCTGCACCAGTTCCAGAGCCCGCTGATCAACACGCGGACCGACACCTGGGGCGGGGATGAAGCAGGGCGGAACCGTCTGATGCTTTCAGTGGTTGATGCGGTGCGGGCTGTGATTCCTGACTCCATGCCCCTGCTGCTGAGGATCTCGGCCAGTGACTGGGCCGATGGCGGGGTGGACCTTGCGGCTTCCGTACGGCTGGCACAGGAGGCGGCGGAGCACGGCGTGGACCTCGTTGACGTTTCCAGCGGCGGAGCGGTGGCCCATCAACAGATCAAGGCCGGTCCCGGGTACCAGACGGGGTTCTCCGCGGCCATCCGCAGGGAAGCGGGAGTGCCCACCGGAACCGTCGGCCTCCTGACCTCTGCCGGCCAGGCCGAACATGCCATCGCGACCGGACAGGCCGACGGCGTCTTTATTGCCCGGGCTGCTCTTCGGGACCCGCACTGGTGGCTGCGCGCGGCCTTCGAACTGGGCCATGACATTAAGTGGGCACCGCAGTACGAGCGCGCCGTCCCGCGGCGCACCTTCTGA
- a CDS encoding DUF3253 domain-containing protein has translation MATAQHDKGQTAGHGVDLQLEAAILELLAARAATSTICPSDAARAVGDENWRDLMEPARKAARRLVDAGEVEITQGGSVVDPSTAKGPIRIRKVR, from the coding sequence ATGGCAACCGCGCAGCACGACAAGGGTCAAACCGCAGGCCACGGAGTCGACCTGCAACTGGAAGCGGCCATCCTGGAACTTCTGGCCGCCAGGGCTGCAACGTCCACCATCTGCCCGTCGGATGCTGCCCGTGCCGTGGGCGACGAAAATTGGCGCGACCTCATGGAGCCTGCCCGCAAAGCTGCCCGGCGGCTGGTTGATGCCGGCGAGGTGGAGATCACCCAAGGCGGTTCGGTGGTTGATCCCTCCACCGCCAAAGGACCCATCCGGATCCGCAAAGTGCGCTAG
- a CDS encoding ABC transporter ATP-binding protein has protein sequence MTAQQPDPARPAGPVAALSIRGLAKRFGQKIAVDGISLDVPAGSFFGIVGPNGAGKTTTLSMATGLLRPDFGTAGVHGVDVWARPLEAKRLMGILPDGVRLFDRLTGEQLITYAGLLRGMDKDVVASRVGELLAALDLAQDAGTLVVDYSAGMTKKIALASALIHAPRLLVLDEPFEAVDPVSASNIRSILDSYVASGGTVIVSSHVMDLVQRMCDHVAVVAGGRLLATGTVDEVRGGVSLEDRFVQLVGGRSRTEGLEWLRTF, from the coding sequence ATGACTGCTCAGCAACCAGACCCGGCACGGCCGGCCGGTCCCGTCGCCGCACTGTCCATCCGGGGACTCGCCAAACGCTTCGGGCAAAAGATCGCGGTGGACGGCATCAGCCTGGACGTCCCCGCGGGTTCCTTCTTCGGAATCGTGGGCCCCAACGGCGCCGGCAAAACCACCACGTTGTCGATGGCCACCGGGCTGCTGCGCCCAGACTTCGGCACTGCTGGTGTCCACGGCGTGGATGTCTGGGCACGCCCGCTGGAGGCAAAACGGCTGATGGGCATCCTGCCGGACGGGGTACGGCTGTTTGACCGGTTGACCGGCGAACAGCTCATCACCTACGCCGGACTGCTGCGCGGGATGGACAAGGACGTGGTGGCCAGCCGCGTAGGTGAGCTGCTGGCGGCCCTGGACCTGGCGCAGGACGCCGGCACACTGGTGGTTGACTACTCGGCGGGCATGACCAAAAAGATCGCCCTGGCGTCCGCCCTGATTCACGCGCCCAGGCTGCTGGTGCTGGACGAGCCTTTCGAAGCCGTTGACCCTGTGTCTGCCTCCAACATCCGCTCCATCCTTGACAGCTATGTGGCGTCCGGCGGCACGGTGATCGTCTCCAGCCACGTGATGGACCTGGTGCAGCGCATGTGCGACCACGTTGCAGTGGTGGCCGGCGGAAGGCTGCTGGCCACCGGAACGGTGGACGAGGTGCGCGGGGGAGTCTCCCTGGAAGACCGGTTCGTCCAGCTGGTGGGCGGCCGCAGCCGTACGGAAGGGCTGGAATGGTTGCGCACCTTTTAG
- the nagB gene encoding glucosamine-6-phosphate deaminase: protein MEVVILSGSKQIGKLAADAFEELLRRKPDAVLGLATGSSPLPIYDELAARHGRDGLDFSRASGFALDEYVGLPAGHPESYREVIRREFTDRVNIAPENVHGPDGTATDIPEACRAYEEAIAAAGGVDLQLLGVGTDGHIGFNEPGSSFASRTRIKSLIEQTRRDNARFFSGLAEVPHHVLTQGLGTIMDARHVILVATGAQKAQAVREFVEGPVSAICPASVLQFHPHATVLLDEAAASALKLADFYRHTYDNKPAWQGI, encoded by the coding sequence ATGGAAGTAGTCATCCTCAGCGGCAGCAAGCAGATCGGGAAGCTTGCCGCTGATGCCTTCGAGGAGCTTCTCCGGCGCAAGCCGGACGCGGTCCTGGGACTTGCCACCGGCTCGTCGCCGCTGCCGATCTACGATGAACTCGCTGCCCGGCACGGGCGGGACGGACTGGACTTCAGCCGTGCCTCAGGTTTTGCCCTGGACGAGTACGTGGGCCTGCCGGCCGGGCACCCCGAGTCGTACCGCGAGGTCATCCGGCGGGAGTTCACCGACCGCGTCAACATCGCCCCGGAAAATGTCCACGGCCCGGACGGGACGGCCACGGACATCCCGGAGGCCTGCCGCGCCTACGAGGAGGCCATCGCCGCGGCGGGCGGCGTCGACCTGCAACTCCTCGGCGTGGGGACGGACGGCCACATCGGCTTCAACGAGCCAGGGTCCTCCTTCGCCTCCCGCACCAGGATCAAAAGCCTCATCGAGCAGACACGCCGGGACAACGCCCGGTTTTTCAGCGGCCTGGCGGAGGTCCCGCACCACGTCCTGACCCAGGGCCTGGGGACCATCATGGATGCCCGGCATGTGATCCTGGTGGCAACCGGCGCACAAAAGGCGCAGGCCGTCCGCGAGTTTGTCGAAGGGCCGGTGTCCGCCATCTGCCCCGCGTCCGTGCTGCAGTTCCATCCCCATGCCACCGTCCTGCTGGACGAGGCTGCCGCCTCGGCGCTCAAACTGGCCGATTTTTACCGCCACACCTATGACAACAAGCCCGCCTGGCAGGGCATCTGA
- a CDS encoding DUF3039 domain-containing protein, with translation MVGMTSMTDPLENDPMRELSGAGTSTATIEREELRQEVEPGDRERFSHYVRKEKIMESALTGDPVIALCGKVWTPGRDPQKFPVCPMCKEVYDGLRPGNDGGKGPGGDSGNNK, from the coding sequence ATGGTTGGCATGACTAGCATGACGGACCCTCTCGAAAACGACCCGATGCGCGAGCTTTCCGGGGCTGGAACGTCCACGGCCACCATTGAGCGCGAGGAACTTCGCCAAGAGGTGGAGCCCGGAGACCGGGAGCGCTTTTCGCACTATGTGCGCAAGGAAAAGATCATGGAGTCCGCGCTGACCGGTGACCCCGTCATCGCCTTGTGCGGCAAAGTCTGGACGCCCGGCCGGGATCCGCAGAAGTTCCCGGTATGCCCGATGTGCAAAGAGGTCTATGACGGCCTCCGCCCGGGCAACGACGGCGGCAAGGGTCCCGGAGGGGACTCAGGCAACAACAAGTAG
- a CDS encoding DEAD/DEAH box helicase gives MTETLFGGPTLPPAYPERAAWGTAPKLRAWQQEALDLYLRTSPRDFLAVATPGAGKTTFALRVASTLIESGAVNRVTIVAPTDHLKRQWADAAAKVGIAIDPNFKNADGQHGRGFIGVAVTYAQVASKPMLHRAKTEAARTLVILDEIHHGGEALSWGDGLREAFDPAARRLSLTGTPFRSDTSPIPFVEYAEDRDGIRRSKADYTYGYGNALRDHVVRPVMFMAYSGQMRWRTSAGEEMAASLGEAAVTKDITSHAWRTALNPAGEWIPAVLAGADKRLSEVRRTVPDAGGLVIATDHEDARAYAGQLKRITGESPTVILSDDAKASSKIEEFTASEKRWMVAVRMVSEGVDVPRLSVGVYATSTSTPLFFAQAVGRFVRARKRGETASVFLPSVPQLMALANSMEAERDHALDRPEKEDGDGLFNPEDSLMAEANREDKASDSLTKGKFEALDSQASFDRVLFDGGEFGTGGEVGSDDEMDFLGIPGLLDAEQVGTLLRQRQHEQLNRKNRRAPVAAEAAAPAVPDHRLLMDLRNELAKNVAAWSARTGTPHGVVHTKLRTVCGGPPVAQANEEQLQSRLRKLQDWFVGRK, from the coding sequence GTGACGGAGACGCTTTTTGGCGGCCCCACCCTGCCTCCGGCTTATCCGGAACGTGCAGCCTGGGGAACCGCCCCGAAACTCCGTGCCTGGCAGCAGGAAGCCCTGGACCTCTACCTGAGGACAAGTCCCCGGGACTTCCTTGCCGTGGCCACACCCGGTGCCGGTAAAACTACCTTCGCGCTTCGGGTCGCGTCCACGCTCATCGAGTCCGGCGCAGTCAACCGCGTGACCATCGTCGCGCCCACGGACCACCTCAAGCGGCAGTGGGCGGATGCGGCTGCCAAGGTGGGCATCGCCATCGACCCCAACTTCAAGAACGCCGACGGCCAGCACGGCCGCGGCTTCATTGGAGTCGCCGTCACGTACGCCCAGGTCGCCAGCAAACCCATGCTGCACCGGGCCAAAACCGAGGCCGCACGCACCCTGGTGATCCTGGACGAGATCCACCACGGCGGCGAGGCGCTGTCCTGGGGCGACGGCCTGCGCGAGGCATTTGACCCTGCGGCGCGCCGGCTGTCCCTGACCGGTACCCCGTTCCGCTCGGACACCTCTCCCATTCCGTTTGTGGAGTACGCGGAGGACCGGGACGGGATCCGCCGGTCCAAGGCGGACTACACCTATGGCTACGGCAACGCGCTGCGCGACCACGTGGTCCGGCCGGTGATGTTTATGGCGTATTCGGGGCAGATGCGCTGGCGGACCAGCGCCGGCGAGGAGATGGCGGCATCCCTCGGTGAGGCCGCGGTGACCAAGGACATCACGTCGCACGCGTGGCGCACTGCCCTGAACCCGGCCGGCGAATGGATTCCGGCTGTCCTGGCAGGGGCGGACAAACGCCTCAGCGAGGTGCGCCGTACGGTTCCGGACGCCGGCGGGCTGGTCATCGCCACCGACCACGAGGACGCCAGGGCATACGCGGGGCAGCTGAAGCGGATCACCGGGGAGTCGCCCACAGTCATTCTTTCGGACGACGCCAAAGCGTCGAGCAAAATCGAGGAATTCACTGCCAGTGAGAAGCGGTGGATGGTTGCGGTCCGGATGGTGTCCGAAGGCGTTGACGTTCCCCGGTTGTCAGTGGGCGTGTACGCAACGTCAACTTCCACTCCGTTGTTTTTCGCCCAGGCTGTGGGCCGCTTTGTGCGTGCCCGCAAGCGGGGGGAGACGGCGTCCGTCTTCCTGCCGTCCGTGCCGCAGCTGATGGCTCTTGCCAACTCCATGGAAGCCGAACGGGACCACGCCCTGGACCGCCCCGAGAAGGAGGACGGGGACGGCCTGTTCAACCCCGAGGACTCGCTGATGGCGGAAGCCAACCGCGAGGACAAGGCCTCCGACAGCCTCACAAAGGGCAAGTTCGAAGCCCTGGACTCGCAGGCGTCCTTTGACCGTGTCTTGTTCGATGGCGGCGAGTTCGGCACCGGCGGCGAAGTAGGCTCCGACGACGAAATGGACTTCCTGGGCATCCCCGGGCTGCTGGACGCGGAACAGGTGGGCACCTTGCTTCGCCAACGCCAGCATGAGCAGCTCAACCGGAAGAACCGGCGTGCCCCGGTGGCGGCAGAAGCCGCGGCTCCGGCTGTCCCGGACCACCGGCTGCTGATGGACTTGCGGAACGAACTGGCCAAGAACGTGGCTGCCTGGTCGGCCCGGACCGGGACGCCGCACGGCGTGGTCCACACCAAGCTGCGGACTGTTTGCGGCGGTCCTCCGGTGGCCCAGGCCAACGAGGAGCAGCTCCAGTCCCGCCTGCGGAAGCTTCAGGACTGGTTCGTCGGCCGCAAATAG
- a CDS encoding isochorismatase family protein codes for MSRALIIVDVQNDFCEGGSLAVAGGAAVAGAISEYVDAHHSEFDHVVATQDWHINPGDHFSETPDFIDSWPPHCVAGTRGAELHPDLDTEYIDAYFQKGQFAAAYSGFEGLQAPEDAVPTGERQPGALPGAGDADRYAAADDAIGLDDWLQSNDVEDVVVVGIATDYCVKATSLDAVQAGYSVTVIRSLTAGIAEDLEEAITEMELGGVDVA; via the coding sequence ATGTCCCGTGCCCTGATCATCGTTGATGTCCAGAACGATTTTTGCGAGGGCGGCTCGCTCGCCGTGGCCGGCGGCGCAGCGGTGGCCGGCGCAATCAGCGAATACGTGGATGCCCACCACAGCGAGTTCGACCACGTGGTGGCCACGCAGGACTGGCATATCAATCCCGGGGATCACTTTTCCGAAACCCCGGACTTCATCGACAGCTGGCCGCCGCACTGTGTGGCGGGAACCCGCGGTGCAGAGCTCCACCCGGACCTGGATACCGAGTACATCGATGCCTATTTCCAGAAGGGGCAATTCGCTGCGGCCTACTCCGGCTTCGAGGGACTGCAGGCGCCGGAGGACGCCGTCCCCACCGGGGAACGGCAACCAGGCGCGCTGCCCGGCGCCGGCGACGCTGACAGGTATGCTGCCGCTGATGACGCCATCGGCCTGGACGACTGGCTGCAGAGCAACGACGTCGAGGACGTGGTGGTGGTGGGGATCGCCACCGACTACTGCGTCAAGGCAACGTCCCTGGACGCAGTGCAGGCCGGCTACTCCGTGACGGTCATCCGCTCCCTGACGGCAGGGATTGCGGAGGACCTGGAGGAAGCAATCACCGAGATGGAGCTTGGCGGCGTCGACGTCGCCTGA
- a CDS encoding nicotinate phosphoribosyltransferase translates to MSTSAGWDHPRTSFYTDHYELTMLQASLHSGAAHRRSVFEAFARRLPDGRRYGIVAGTGRLLEGISNFRFGEAELDFLARTKVVNEETLEYLASYRFSGDIWGYPEGEAYFPNSPILIVEATFAEACMLETYLLSVLNHDSAIASAASRMISAAGGRPCIEMGSRRTHEEAAAASARAAIIAGFDSTSNLEAGIRYGIKTVGTAAHSFTLLHDTERDAFEAQIASLGDGTSLLVDTYDVEAAVRTAVDLAGPRLGAVRLDSGDLVAQAQWVRRLLDSLGNENTKIVVTSDLDEFAIAALQSAPVDSYGVGTSLVTGSGAPTASMVYKLVSRTDDDGNFVSVAKAAKNKASVGGRKYALRKLDERGIATAEVVGVGRRPEDDGNDRPLLQQFMKNGELIPGWTGHEGVLRARRRHAESMAELPAVVNRLQRGEAAIPTIYEEN, encoded by the coding sequence GTGAGCACCTCTGCCGGCTGGGACCATCCCCGCACGTCCTTTTACACTGACCACTACGAGCTGACCATGCTGCAGGCGTCGCTGCATTCGGGCGCTGCGCACCGCAGGTCCGTCTTCGAAGCCTTCGCCCGGCGGCTCCCGGACGGCCGGCGCTACGGCATTGTGGCAGGTACAGGCCGCCTCCTTGAAGGCATCTCGAATTTCCGCTTCGGGGAGGCCGAACTGGACTTCCTGGCCCGCACCAAGGTGGTCAACGAGGAGACGCTGGAGTACCTGGCGTCTTATCGGTTCTCCGGTGACATCTGGGGCTATCCGGAAGGGGAAGCGTACTTTCCCAACTCCCCCATCCTGATCGTCGAGGCTACTTTCGCCGAAGCGTGCATGCTGGAGACATACCTGCTGTCCGTGCTCAACCATGACAGCGCCATCGCCTCCGCCGCGTCCCGGATGATCAGTGCCGCCGGCGGCCGCCCCTGCATCGAGATGGGCTCCCGCCGCACCCATGAGGAAGCCGCTGCCGCCTCCGCCCGGGCAGCCATCATTGCCGGCTTTGACAGCACGTCCAACCTGGAGGCGGGCATCCGCTACGGGATCAAGACGGTGGGCACCGCCGCGCACTCCTTTACCCTCCTGCACGACACCGAGCGGGACGCCTTCGAGGCCCAGATCGCGTCCCTCGGCGATGGCACGTCCCTGCTGGTGGATACGTACGACGTCGAAGCGGCCGTTCGCACGGCTGTGGACCTGGCGGGTCCACGGCTTGGGGCGGTACGGCTGGATTCCGGCGACCTGGTGGCGCAGGCCCAGTGGGTCCGCCGGCTCCTGGACAGCCTGGGCAACGAAAACACCAAGATCGTGGTCACCTCGGACCTGGACGAGTTCGCCATTGCCGCCCTTCAGTCGGCCCCGGTGGATTCCTACGGCGTGGGCACTTCACTGGTCACCGGGTCCGGCGCCCCGACCGCCAGTATGGTCTACAAACTGGTGAGCCGGACGGACGACGACGGGAACTTCGTCTCTGTAGCCAAAGCGGCCAAGAACAAGGCGAGTGTGGGCGGGCGCAAGTACGCGCTGCGGAAACTAGACGAGCGCGGCATTGCTACTGCCGAGGTGGTGGGTGTGGGCCGGCGGCCCGAGGACGACGGCAATGACCGCCCGCTGCTGCAGCAGTTCATGAAAAACGGCGAACTGATTCCGGGCTGGACGGGCCACGAAGGCGTGCTCCGCGCGCGCCGGCGCCATGCTGAGTCAATGGCTGAACTTCCGGCCGTGGTGAACCGCCTCCAGCGCGGTGAAGCAGCCATCCCCACCATTTACGAGGAGAACTGA